The Emcibacteraceae bacterium genome window below encodes:
- a CDS encoding DUF2834 domain-containing protein — protein sequence MKNLYLILAIVGAIIPFIFLGQFFEQEGISIPNFISALFSNGATAGFTTDLVISSLVFWIYIFNVRKKSNGPNPYLFIVLNLTVGLSCALPAYLYAREKAGGNG from the coding sequence ATGAAAAATTTATATCTTATATTGGCGATAGTCGGCGCAATCATTCCATTTATATTTTTGGGTCAGTTTTTTGAGCAGGAAGGGATAAGTATCCCAAATTTTATCAGTGCCCTTTTTTCAAATGGTGCAACGGCCGGGTTTACCACTGATCTTGTTATTTCCTCTTTGGTTTTCTGGATTTATATTTTTAATGTGCGAAAAAAATCAAATGGCCCAAATCCTTATTTATTTATAGTTTTAAATCTGACGGTGGGTTTGAGCTGCGCGCTCCCGGCCTATCTTTATGCCCGTGAAAAAGCAGGAGGTAACGGATGA
- the ppk2 gene encoding polyphosphate kinase 2 has protein sequence MSITEEAYKSELRELQIELVKLQRDIISYDRKILIIFEGRDAAGKDGTIKRIIQHLSPRETRVVALGKPSDKDRSSWYFQRYVGHLPSAQEMVLMNRSWYNRAGVERVMGFCSHSEYEDFINTVITFEQMLVKSGIQILKYYLDISKDEQAKRLEERRTDPLKQWKISPIDEVAIEHWDDYTAAKNEMFKRTDNPITPWYIVRTDSKKTARLNVIRHIMANVDYPDGESRIKAPDENIIFSYGR, from the coding sequence ATGAGTATTACTGAAGAAGCATATAAATCGGAATTGCGTGAGCTGCAGATTGAACTGGTTAAGCTGCAGCGGGATATCATCAGTTATGACCGTAAAATTCTGATTATTTTTGAAGGGCGGGATGCCGCCGGAAAAGACGGCACAATCAAGCGCATCATTCAGCATTTAAGCCCGCGGGAAACCCGGGTTGTGGCGCTTGGAAAACCATCGGATAAAGACCGGAGTTCATGGTATTTTCAGCGCTATGTCGGCCATCTGCCGTCAGCACAGGAAATGGTGCTGATGAACCGGAGCTGGTATAACCGTGCCGGGGTTGAAAGGGTGATGGGATTTTGCAGTCACAGTGAATATGAGGATTTTATCAATACGGTCATCACATTTGAACAGATGCTGGTCAAATCGGGTATTCAGATATTGAAATATTATCTTGATATTTCAAAGGATGAGCAGGCAAAAAGGCTTGAGGAACGCCGCACTGATCCCCTAAAACAATGGAAAATCAGCCCGATTGACGAGGTCGCCATAGAGCATTGGGACGATTATACTGCGGCGAAGAATGAAATGTTCAAGCGGACCGATAATCCGATCACGCCGTGGTACATTGTACGAACCGACAGCAAAAAGACTGCCAGGCTCAATGTGATCAGGCATATCATGGCCAATGTTGATTATCCGGACGGGGAAAGCCGGATTAAGGCACCGGATGAAAATATTATCTTTTCCTATGGCAGGTAA